A stretch of the Streptomyces sp. NBC_01428 genome encodes the following:
- a CDS encoding Lrp/AsnC family transcriptional regulator codes for MITAIVLIKTSVDRIPEIAESIASLESVSEVFSVTGTYDLIAMVRVRSHDDLADVIPGSISKIPGVEATDTHVAFRTYSQHDLEAAFAIGLDS; via the coding sequence GTGATCACCGCGATCGTCCTCATCAAGACCAGCGTGGACCGGATCCCCGAGATCGCCGAGTCGATCGCGTCGCTGGAGAGCGTCAGCGAGGTCTTCTCCGTCACCGGCACCTACGACCTGATCGCCATGGTCCGGGTCAGGTCCCACGACGACCTCGCGGACGTCATCCCCGGCAGCATCAGCAAGATCCCGGGTGTCGAGGCGACGGACACGCACGTGGCGTTCCGCACGTACTCCCAGCACGACCTGGAGGCGGCGTTCGCGATCGGTCTCGACTCCTGA
- a CDS encoding rhomboid family intramembrane serine protease, which produces MIGNWSTAIGRAVRSQSAPVTYGLIVLCCLIFVIGPASGLNPGYGTGDELLAVQRAYFRRWGVVPADLFGGPPRELLTPATALFIHGSWLHLLGNMLFFYVFGLLTEERMGHVEFALFYLGCGYLALLGYAAANASSEQSLVGASGAISAVLGAFLYLFPKARVTSLFPFLFFLPLRFPAWVVLPFWFTLQWLAAGQSESGPGVAYLAHLVGFSLGFVYAWVRFGRRGTAVPVVPALGGPVGAPPDGRGQVERE; this is translated from the coding sequence ATGATCGGCAATTGGAGTACGGCAATCGGCAGAGCGGTGCGGTCCCAGTCGGCACCGGTGACGTACGGGCTGATCGTCCTGTGCTGTCTGATCTTCGTCATCGGTCCCGCCTCGGGCCTCAATCCCGGGTACGGCACCGGGGACGAGCTGCTGGCCGTCCAACGGGCGTACTTCCGGCGCTGGGGCGTGGTGCCGGCCGATCTGTTCGGCGGGCCGCCCCGCGAGCTGCTCACCCCGGCCACGGCCCTGTTCATCCACGGCAGCTGGCTCCACCTCCTGGGCAACATGCTCTTCTTCTACGTCTTCGGGCTGCTGACCGAGGAACGCATGGGCCATGTGGAGTTCGCGCTGTTCTACCTCGGGTGCGGATACCTGGCCCTGCTCGGCTACGCGGCCGCCAACGCTTCCTCGGAGCAGTCCCTGGTCGGGGCGTCCGGGGCGATCTCCGCGGTGCTCGGCGCGTTCCTGTACCTGTTCCCCAAGGCCAGGGTCACCAGTCTCTTCCCGTTCCTGTTCTTCCTGCCGCTGCGGTTCCCGGCCTGGGTGGTGCTGCCGTTCTGGTTCACCCTGCAGTGGCTGGCGGCGGGCCAGAGCGAGTCGGGCCCCGGCGTCGCCTATCTGGCGCACCTGGTGGGCTTCTCGCTGGGCTTCGTCTACGCGTGGGTGCGGTTCGGGCGCCGCGGCACCGCCGTGCCCGTCGTGCCGGCCCTGGGGGGTCCGGTCGGTGCCCCGCCGGACGGACGGGGCCAGGTGGAGCGCGAGTAG
- a CDS encoding NYN domain-containing protein codes for MMETTGGEPDDGTAEVLDRPLPDGVRRRVVQIVSDGFGGLTLAELPTQLRQYARFTPSRRAKFAGNAMAAALETDPLFRQRIAEKLRETQPELTAALDSAAPPPAADPLDVAAAAYVLRPAGWVKLVTAAGEEALRADAERADEESRAELERLREELAAARGQIRTETERLRTELDTARKEAESLHRKLRGALSDVKRGEAALRKLQAETDAARAESQAQVSAAESESRRLKARLAEAEAALEAGRKAAREGRSVEDMRLRLLLDTVLDAAQGLRRELALPPVSVRPAETVEAVEPGRMTPKDIATRALSENDPAILDQLLALPQAHLVVDGYNVTKTGYPQMPLEKQRLRLLGQLSQLAAQTGAEVTCVFDGAELAAPVLLAPPRGVRVLFSKPGVTADEVIRQLVRAEPPGRPVIVASTDREVADGIAKAGARPVASAVLLKRFTRG; via the coding sequence ATGATGGAGACCACAGGCGGGGAGCCGGACGACGGCACCGCCGAGGTGCTCGATCGTCCGCTGCCCGACGGTGTGCGCCGACGGGTCGTGCAGATCGTCTCGGACGGTTTCGGCGGCCTGACGCTGGCCGAACTGCCCACGCAGCTACGGCAGTACGCCCGCTTCACGCCGAGCCGGCGGGCCAAGTTCGCCGGCAACGCCATGGCGGCGGCGCTGGAGACGGACCCGCTGTTCAGACAGCGCATCGCCGAGAAGCTGAGAGAGACGCAGCCCGAGCTGACCGCGGCCCTCGACTCGGCCGCGCCGCCTCCGGCCGCGGATCCGCTGGACGTGGCGGCCGCGGCCTATGTTCTGCGCCCGGCGGGCTGGGTGAAGCTGGTGACCGCCGCCGGCGAGGAGGCCCTGCGGGCGGACGCCGAGCGCGCCGACGAGGAGAGCCGGGCCGAGCTGGAGCGGCTGCGCGAGGAACTCGCGGCGGCGCGCGGCCAGATCAGGACCGAGACCGAGCGGCTGCGCACGGAACTGGACACGGCCCGCAAGGAAGCGGAATCGCTTCACCGCAAGCTGCGCGGGGCCCTCAGTGACGTGAAGCGCGGCGAGGCCGCGCTGCGCAAGCTCCAGGCCGAGACCGACGCGGCGCGCGCGGAGAGTCAGGCGCAGGTGTCCGCCGCCGAGAGCGAGAGCCGACGGCTCAAGGCGCGCCTCGCCGAGGCCGAGGCGGCCCTGGAGGCCGGCCGCAAGGCCGCGCGCGAGGGGCGCAGCGTCGAGGACATGCGGCTGCGGCTGCTCCTCGACACGGTGCTGGACGCGGCTCAGGGCCTGCGCCGCGAGCTGGCGCTGCCGCCCGTCTCGGTGCGGCCCGCGGAGACGGTGGAGGCGGTCGAGCCCGGGCGGATGACGCCCAAGGACATCGCGACCCGCGCCCTGTCGGAGAACGACCCCGCGATCCTGGACCAGCTGCTCGCCCTGCCCCAGGCGCATCTGGTCGTCGACGGCTACAACGTCACGAAGACCGGCTATCCGCAGATGCCGCTGGAGAAGCAGCGGCTCAGACTGCTCGGACAGCTCTCGCAGCTGGCCGCGCAGACCGGCGCCGAGGTCACCTGTGTCTTCGACGGGGCCGAGCTGGCCGCACCGGTGCTGCTCGCGCCGCCGCGCGGGGTGCGGGTGCTGTTCTCCAAGCCGGGGGTCACCGCGGACGAGGTGATCCGCCAGCTGGTGCGCGCCGAGCCGCCGGGACGGCCGGTCATCGTCGCGTCCACGGACCGTGAGGTGGCCGACGGCATCGCCAAGGCGGGCGCCCGCCCGGTGGCCTCGGCGGTCCTCCTCAAGCGCTTCACGCGCGGCTGA
- a CDS encoding C40 family peptidase: MASHRRPKQPSRTRVTVLTTAAAAAVALSANVANAAPSEKPSKDEVKAKVDKLYEEAEKATEKLDGAKEKQEKLQKEISSLQDNVARGQEDLNTLRDGLGSMASAQYRTGGIDPSVALFLSSDPDSYLDKASAMDQLSAQQVESLKKVQEKQRSLAQQRSEASEKLKDLADTRTELAKKKKEVQGKLGEAQKLLNSLTAKEKAALAAKEQERATRATERVNLGSSKGSGRAGSAFAAAQGAIGSPYVYGASGPSSFDCSGLTSWAYAQAGVSIPRTSEAQANAGTRIYSQSALQVGDLVIFYGDFHHVGLYAGNGQVLHAPHTGAVVRYEAIGNMPFQFGVRI; encoded by the coding sequence GTGGCGTCCCACCGTCGACCCAAGCAGCCGAGCCGCACCCGTGTGACCGTGCTCACCACCGCGGCCGCCGCCGCCGTTGCCCTCAGTGCCAACGTCGCCAATGCCGCGCCGTCCGAGAAGCCCAGCAAGGACGAGGTCAAGGCCAAGGTCGACAAGCTCTACGAAGAGGCCGAGAAGGCCACGGAGAAGCTCGACGGCGCCAAGGAGAAGCAGGAGAAGCTCCAGAAGGAGATCAGCTCCCTCCAGGACAACGTCGCCCGCGGCCAGGAAGACCTCAACACCCTGCGCGACGGCCTCGGTTCGATGGCCAGCGCCCAGTACCGCACCGGCGGCATCGACCCGTCCGTGGCGCTCTTCCTCTCCTCCGACCCGGACAGCTACCTGGACAAGGCCTCGGCCATGGACCAGCTGAGCGCCCAGCAGGTCGAGTCGCTCAAGAAGGTCCAGGAGAAGCAGCGTTCGCTCGCCCAGCAGCGGTCCGAGGCCTCCGAGAAGCTCAAGGACCTCGCCGACACCCGGACCGAGCTCGCGAAGAAGAAGAAGGAAGTCCAGGGCAAGCTGGGCGAGGCCCAGAAGCTCCTGAACTCGCTGACGGCCAAGGAGAAGGCCGCGCTCGCCGCGAAGGAGCAGGAGCGCGCCACCCGCGCCACCGAGCGCGTGAACCTCGGCAGCAGCAAGGGCTCCGGCCGGGCCGGCTCCGCGTTCGCCGCCGCTCAGGGCGCCATCGGTTCGCCGTACGTCTACGGCGCCTCCGGCCCCAGCTCCTTCGACTGCTCCGGCCTCACCTCCTGGGCCTACGCCCAGGCCGGTGTCTCCATACCGCGCACCTCCGAGGCCCAGGCCAACGCCGGCACCCGGATCTACTCGCAGAGCGCCCTCCAGGTCGGCGACCTGGTCATCTTCTACGGCGACTTCCACCACGTCGGTCTCTACGCGGGCAACGGCCAGGTGCTGCACGCCCCGCACACCGGCGCGGTCGTCCGCTACGAGGCGATCGGCAACATGCCCTTCCAGTTCGGCGTCCGGATCTGA
- a CDS encoding C40 family peptidase, whose translation MGFHRRLAPTGFDRGAGAFGIAACVMSAAAAALGTLPASAAPQDDTRAEVDRLYTQAEKATEAFNKADERADTLRRQIGTAQDEIARQQDRINTMREALGSLAGAQYRSGGIDPSLALLFSDDPADYLDKAAALDRITSHQAGELRDLQIAMRDLSQKREEAGGKLAELESSRKAVAHNKRTVERKLAKARRLLNSLPDADRAAYDRASRSTRADLPGFGSDAPSSGRAAAAVAAARSALGRPYVWGANGPGGFDCSGLMQWSYARAGVGLPRTSQAQRYAGRQVPLSQAQPGDLVTYRSDASHVGMYVGNGQVIHAPYPGAPVRYDPVGMMPISSVTRP comes from the coding sequence GTGGGGTTCCATCGCCGCCTTGCACCGACCGGCTTCGACCGGGGCGCCGGCGCCTTCGGCATCGCCGCCTGCGTGATGTCCGCGGCGGCAGCCGCACTCGGTACCCTGCCCGCCTCCGCGGCACCGCAGGACGACACCCGCGCCGAGGTGGACCGCCTGTACACCCAGGCGGAGAAGGCCACCGAGGCGTTCAACAAGGCCGACGAACGCGCCGACACCCTGCGCCGGCAGATCGGCACCGCGCAGGACGAGATCGCCCGGCAGCAGGACCGCATCAACACCATGCGGGAGGCGCTCGGTTCGCTCGCCGGCGCCCAGTACCGCTCCGGCGGCATCGACCCCTCGCTCGCCCTGCTCTTCTCCGACGACCCGGCCGACTACCTCGACAAGGCCGCCGCCCTGGACCGCATCACCTCGCACCAGGCAGGCGAACTCCGCGACCTCCAGATCGCGATGCGCGACCTCTCCCAGAAACGCGAGGAGGCCGGCGGGAAACTCGCCGAGCTGGAGAGCAGCCGCAAGGCCGTCGCCCATAACAAGCGCACCGTCGAGCGGAAACTCGCCAAGGCCCGCCGGCTGCTCAACTCGCTGCCCGACGCCGACCGCGCCGCCTACGACCGCGCCTCGCGCTCGACCCGCGCGGACCTGCCCGGCTTCGGGAGCGACGCTCCGTCCTCCGGACGCGCCGCCGCCGCTGTCGCCGCCGCCCGCTCGGCCCTCGGCCGCCCCTACGTCTGGGGCGCGAACGGGCCGGGCGGCTTCGACTGTTCGGGCCTCATGCAGTGGTCCTACGCGCGGGCCGGTGTCGGCCTGCCGCGCACCTCGCAGGCCCAGCGGTACGCCGGACGCCAGGTGCCGCTGTCCCAGGCGCAGCCGGGCGACCTCGTCACCTACCGGTCCGACGCCAGTCATGTCGGGATGTACGTGGGCAACGGCCAGGTGATCCACGCGCCCTACCCGGGCGCCCCGGTGCGCTACGACCCGGTCGGGATGATGCCGATCTCGTCCGTCACCCGGCCCTGA